Proteins found in one Streptomyces sp. CB09001 genomic segment:
- a CDS encoding NACHT domain-containing protein has protein sequence MFIARIGMKDEKFLSELSHDYMESFSIQAEEFCEEHGYNWANLADNIWQLLVAYTEEFFPLHELTSLLSGAEVERVTAYVGSAPQLSGTLRPPNIAFRDVVDILGNPDRYRKSREAISDIRAASERRYSELNLSHTLSHAAEDFRFDRADLYVARSLRAQNVEGSRNDDFLASPVTRPRCVVIGNPGVGKSTMTQHLVHRLSVADDSASTYAPIVISCKDVPNTEGNAFILDHIVRSLRESLQLDIQSEVINDLATLGRTFVIFDGVDEIINIARRQNFVRTVEAFANRYPLIPVLVTARRVGYSKARLSPKEFALYELDDFSDAQVVEYTHKWFSVTERSEQEREAFLRETENVPDVRTNPLMLSLLCVLYRARGYIPRNRRTVYESCADLLFQRWDAMRHIEQPVDHRQYGTRLMQELALFFYKSQAAQAGVQERQLRKLISQFFTDTASVEEDDARSRAQDFLDFCADRAWLLSYQGTDSSDQRLFGFTHRTFMEYFAAEAIVRRSRSIEEIAQEVAKAYELDTSSVLADVIFQCADDKYDGGAKEIVAGLMEKSRSLGRQHEAKYLALCLRIMNSAPLPPHSTDAIFDALLSYWERAQPEDTYSTSLGLFELSRDPRNRMISKVRTNDVEAVRVLRRWARFYWRSETTMFDPQWDDEAYQLAANLQEGGSYDPPLMAYLLRNKLRTASSLDGRERSWLLGFQAFGELMVGPLLRDLEELLWYDDIEDAGEIVKRFATDVMRPVQRTPYTDRFYSDLYEAVTSGHFDLSTEQVQEKAADPIVMQFLVWSCLALYEIYAPSYHPFHDLVDFSYGKSWFERVTATRLYGVGQKSPAGEPTPFTSHELRRDSQQKELPAWYAEWCRGDTTFIPEPH, from the coding sequence ATGTTCATCGCCCGAATTGGAATGAAGGATGAAAAGTTCCTATCGGAACTGTCTCATGACTATATGGAGTCCTTCTCCATTCAGGCGGAAGAGTTTTGCGAAGAGCATGGGTACAACTGGGCAAACCTCGCTGATAACATTTGGCAGTTGCTAGTCGCGTACACGGAGGAATTTTTCCCACTGCATGAACTCACCTCGCTGCTCAGCGGAGCAGAGGTGGAGCGGGTTACTGCCTACGTAGGTTCCGCGCCGCAACTTTCCGGAACGCTACGGCCCCCTAATATCGCTTTCCGCGATGTAGTGGATATCCTTGGGAACCCCGACCGGTATCGCAAATCCAGGGAAGCAATTTCCGATATTCGGGCAGCATCAGAACGGCGCTATTCCGAGCTCAACCTTTCACACACTCTTAGCCACGCCGCCGAAGACTTTCGATTTGATCGAGCCGATCTGTATGTAGCAAGGAGCCTGCGCGCTCAAAACGTCGAAGGCTCCCGCAATGATGATTTCCTAGCGTCTCCAGTCACTAGACCTCGATGCGTTGTGATTGGAAATCCCGGCGTAGGCAAGAGCACGATGACTCAACACCTCGTGCATCGACTCTCCGTGGCAGACGATTCTGCGAGCACTTACGCACCTATCGTAATCTCGTGTAAAGACGTTCCCAACACAGAGGGCAACGCTTTCATCCTGGATCACATCGTTCGCTCTTTGCGCGAGAGCCTTCAACTTGATATTCAGTCAGAGGTGATCAACGATCTCGCAACCCTGGGTCGGACCTTTGTCATCTTTGATGGCGTCGATGAGATCATCAACATAGCGCGAAGGCAGAACTTCGTGAGGACTGTGGAGGCGTTCGCTAATCGCTACCCACTAATCCCTGTCCTTGTTACGGCACGGCGGGTGGGGTATAGCAAAGCACGCCTCAGCCCTAAAGAATTCGCGCTGTACGAACTCGATGATTTTTCAGACGCTCAAGTAGTCGAGTACACGCACAAGTGGTTCTCTGTCACAGAACGCAGCGAGCAGGAACGAGAGGCATTCCTCCGGGAGACTGAAAACGTTCCCGACGTAAGAACAAACCCACTCATGCTGTCTCTGCTATGCGTTCTATACCGAGCGCGAGGATACATTCCGCGCAACCGGCGAACCGTCTACGAGTCATGCGCAGACCTACTGTTCCAGCGGTGGGATGCCATGCGTCACATTGAGCAACCGGTTGACCACCGTCAATATGGAACTCGATTGATGCAAGAACTGGCTCTGTTCTTCTACAAGAGTCAGGCTGCACAAGCGGGTGTACAAGAACGACAGCTTCGAAAGCTAATCTCTCAATTCTTTACTGACACGGCCTCCGTAGAGGAAGATGATGCCCGATCTCGGGCTCAAGATTTCCTTGATTTCTGCGCGGACAGGGCATGGCTCCTGTCCTATCAAGGCACCGATAGCTCTGACCAACGACTCTTCGGCTTCACTCATCGAACGTTCATGGAGTATTTCGCCGCAGAAGCTATCGTAAGGCGCTCTCGCTCCATCGAAGAGATCGCGCAAGAGGTGGCCAAAGCCTACGAACTTGATACCAGTTCCGTGCTTGCTGACGTCATCTTCCAATGTGCAGATGACAAGTACGACGGCGGGGCCAAAGAGATCGTGGCTGGTCTGATGGAAAAGTCTCGTAGCCTCGGGCGGCAACATGAGGCAAAGTATCTCGCTCTTTGTCTTAGAATCATGAATTCGGCCCCTCTTCCCCCTCATTCTACCGATGCTATTTTCGATGCGCTGCTCTCGTACTGGGAAAGAGCTCAACCCGAGGATACCTACAGCACCTCCCTAGGGCTATTCGAACTATCAAGAGATCCTCGCAACAGGATGATCAGCAAGGTTCGAACGAATGACGTTGAGGCTGTGCGAGTGCTGCGTCGATGGGCGCGCTTCTATTGGCGCAGTGAAACGACGATGTTTGACCCACAATGGGACGACGAGGCTTATCAGTTGGCTGCCAACTTGCAGGAAGGCGGCAGCTACGACCCCCCACTCATGGCCTATCTCCTTAGGAATAAACTTAGGACTGCTTCATCTCTCGACGGAAGAGAGCGCAGTTGGCTGTTGGGTTTCCAAGCTTTCGGTGAGCTTATGGTGGGTCCCCTCCTTAGGGATCTGGAAGAGCTACTCTGGTATGACGACATCGAGGACGCGGGAGAAATTGTCAAGCGGTTCGCCACTGACGTCATGAGGCCTGTTCAGCGCACTCCTTACACTGACAGGTTCTACAGCGACCTATACGAAGCTGTCACCTCCGGACATTTCGACCTGTCGACCGAGCAAGTGCAAGAAAAGGCCGCCGACCCAATCGTTATGCAGTTCCTGGTCTGGTCCTGCTTGGCTCTCTACGAGATCTATGCGCCCAGCTATCACCCCTTTCATGATCTCGTTGACTTTTCCTATGGAAAGTCCTGGTTCGAGCGCGTTACCGCTACGCGTCTTTACGGTGTC